Within Bacillus sp. Marseille-Q1617, the genomic segment AGATAAACAGCAAGGACCTTGAATTTTTTTCCTGCAAACATATGGATGTTCTCAAGCTTGAAGGTAGAGAATGTTGTAAAAGCACCGAAGTATCCGATACCGATGAATGAATAAATCGGGCCTTCCAAACCGGCACCAATCGTGTATCCCAATAAAAAAGAACCGATTAAATTGACTAGTAATGTTGCAAATGGGAAAGATGCAGAAAAATGTTTCCCAAACCATAGACTGATCCAATACCTGGATATAGCACCGAAAAACCCTCCAAGTGAGATCATGATTATTTGAATAAGCATCAATCATTATCCTCCACGACTGAATTTTCCCGCTTCCACAGAATGCTGCCGGTTTTAAAGCCCACCCCAGACATGAAGAGTCCGCCGGCCATACTTAATATCACGTATAGAAATGCGAAAAGCCATTGTGCTTGTTGCAGTAATTCAATGGTCTCCACACTGAAAGTAGAGAACGTTGTGAAAGATCCAATTAAACCCGTGCCCAGAGCTGCCTTCACGGAAGGACGCATTTTCTTGGATTGAAAAAGATATGTGGTCATCCATCCCAGTATAAAGCTGCCGGTCAAATTAACGAGCAGTGTGCCTAGAGGAAAGTGATACTGCCAATGTGAATGAACCGAGGCACCCAGAGCAAACCTTAAAAGAGAACCGACGGCACCCGCTAGTCCTACCAATAAATAATTTTGCAAAATAAAGCATCTCTTTTCTTTAGAATTGATTCACTTAACTATGTTCATTATGGGTGATAATGGGTATGATATCAATGACATTATATAAAGAGAGAGTTGAAAACAATGGGAGCATCACCTGCAGAGTATGAACTCACACTTGAAATAATTCAGAGCTTAAAAGAAGGAAAGAAGCGGGGTTTTCAGGAAATCATGGATGAACTGCAGCCATATGACATGGCAC encodes:
- the crcB gene encoding fluoride efflux transporter CrcB translates to MQNYLLVGLAGAVGSLLRFALGASVHSHWQYHFPLGTLLVNLTGSFILGWMTTYLFQSKKMRPSVKAALGTGLIGSFTTFSTFSVETIELLQQAQWLFAFLYVILSMAGGLFMSGVGFKTGSILWKRENSVVEDND
- the crcB gene encoding fluoride efflux transporter CrcB, with amino-acid sequence MLIQIIMISLGGFFGAISRYWISLWFGKHFSASFPFATLLVNLIGSFLLGYTIGAGLEGPIYSFIGIGYFGAFTTFSTFKLENIHMFAGKKFKVLAVYLTASYTFGILLAFAGFKAAGI